A genomic stretch from Desulfovibrio sp. TomC includes:
- a CDS encoding DUF2917 domain-containing protein, whose translation MFADRVREDRALDAARVGIIDEWLSRWRDNRMLRVLAEAGSKLFSPGKSLYFRLGQGKYLALTGVRYCRVTCAKGVVWVTASGDGRDTVLTPGESLTLGQAGKVIISGRGESSEVKVRWD comes from the coding sequence ATGTTTGCAGATCGTGTGCGGGAAGACAGGGCGCTTGACGCCGCGCGGGTGGGGATCATCGACGAATGGCTGTCACGGTGGCGGGACAACCGGATGCTTCGGGTGCTGGCCGAGGCCGGGTCCAAACTGTTTTCGCCGGGAAAAAGCCTCTATTTCCGGCTGGGCCAGGGCAAGTATCTGGCGCTGACCGGCGTGCGCTACTGCCGGGTGACCTGCGCCAAGGGCGTGGTCTGGGTGACGGCCTCGGGCGACGGGCGCGACACGGTGTTGACTCCGGGCGAGAGCCTGACCCTGGGTCAGGCCGGCAAGGTGATCATTTCCGGGCGCGGCGAGTCCTCGGAAGTCAAGGTGCGCTGGGACTAG
- a CDS encoding STAS domain-containing protein: MQFTVSETDQAMVVSLSGEIIMDAVSENKAEVERLALETAAAGVVVDLSGVSFMDSSGVGFLIGLRRLCQERGKTMAVANPAPPIKKLLDMLRLSEYFAVSSAPGQTAPV, translated from the coding sequence ATGCAGTTCACAGTAAGCGAAACGGATCAAGCCATGGTCGTGAGCCTGTCGGGCGAAATCATCATGGACGCCGTCAGCGAGAACAAGGCCGAGGTCGAACGACTGGCCCTGGAAACCGCAGCGGCCGGCGTCGTTGTCGATCTGTCCGGCGTGAGCTTCATGGACAGTTCGGGCGTGGGCTTTCTGATCGGCCTGCGCCGGCTGTGCCAGGAGCGGGGCAAGACCATGGCCGTGGCCAACCCTGCCCCGCCCATCAAAAAACTCCTCGATATGCTGCGGCTTTCCGAATATTTCGCCGTATCTTCCGCGCCAGGCCAAACGGCCCCGGTCTAG
- a CDS encoding PAS domain-containing hybrid sensor histidine kinase/response regulator: protein MPEPDTTLSADLIDPDLTGRPAPAGQAPSHVAPGSDTVVAELERELEACRRRLGLLADHGSTAMLIFDVAGRILETNPAARTVLGLAPGQERDMLLDDLAAPLLPGTGLFPESWGKGSEDSGSGLPVGWRLKRADGEWVSAVVQVARLSGVDSGRLMALFEDTGDMYDLIAALEAAKEAAEAANQTREAFLANVSHEIRTPLNGVLGMLQLLQGTPLDREQGEFVATALTCGRDLLGVMNTILDFSNVADGSLILCRTSFSPLAVLRGVVDAYARQAKAAGLELTLAADPGLAEPACGDAARLRQVAANLVSNAVKFTTAGSVHVRADRLDDVQAGPLLRLVVSDTGIGIPAKQRERIFEPFTQVDGSLTRRYQGTGLGLAIVDRLTALMGGSVRLESQPGVGTSVTVDIPLPGSGSLAAPAQRADRDGLRVLVVEDEPVCGVTAVRLLAFLGHNPVCAGSGVEALELLAREVFDVVFMDICMAGMDGLATTRHIRALPGRTGRIPIVALTARAQATDRRAIAAAGLDHFLAKPVETSELVQVLAKVAENRPGAEN, encoded by the coding sequence ATGCCCGAGCCTGACACGACGCTATCTGCCGACCTAATTGACCCAGATCTGACCGGCCGTCCTGCGCCAGCCGGCCAGGCTCCCAGCCACGTTGCTCCAGGATCGGATACAGTCGTTGCGGAGCTTGAGCGCGAACTGGAGGCCTGCCGTCGCCGTCTGGGCCTTCTGGCCGACCACGGTTCCACGGCCATGCTGATTTTCGACGTTGCCGGCCGCATTCTGGAAACCAATCCTGCGGCCCGCACGGTCTTGGGCTTGGCGCCGGGCCAGGAGCGCGACATGCTCTTGGACGATCTGGCCGCGCCGCTCCTGCCGGGAACAGGGCTTTTCCCCGAATCCTGGGGCAAGGGCAGCGAGGACAGCGGGAGCGGCCTGCCGGTGGGCTGGCGGCTGAAGCGGGCCGACGGGGAATGGGTGTCGGCCGTTGTGCAGGTGGCCCGGCTAAGTGGAGTCGATTCGGGCCGGCTCATGGCCCTCTTTGAAGATACCGGCGATATGTATGACCTGATTGCCGCTTTGGAGGCCGCCAAGGAGGCGGCCGAGGCCGCCAACCAGACCCGGGAAGCCTTCCTGGCCAATGTGAGTCATGAAATCCGCACGCCCTTAAATGGCGTCCTTGGCATGCTGCAGCTCTTGCAGGGCACGCCGCTTGACCGGGAACAGGGCGAATTCGTGGCCACGGCCTTGACCTGCGGCCGGGACCTCCTTGGCGTCATGAACACCATTCTCGATTTTTCCAATGTCGCAGACGGCAGTCTGATCCTGTGCCGCACGTCCTTTTCCCCGCTGGCTGTCTTGCGCGGCGTGGTGGACGCCTATGCGCGCCAAGCCAAGGCCGCCGGGCTGGAGTTGACCCTGGCCGCCGACCCCGGGTTGGCGGAACCGGCCTGCGGCGATGCGGCCAGGTTGCGGCAGGTGGCGGCCAACCTTGTCTCCAACGCCGTCAAGTTCACTACCGCCGGGTCCGTGCATGTCCGGGCCGATCGCCTGGACGATGTTCAGGCCGGACCACTCCTGCGCCTGGTGGTGTCCGACACGGGCATTGGCATCCCGGCCAAGCAGCGCGAACGCATTTTTGAGCCGTTTACCCAAGTGGACGGTTCGCTGACCCGTCGCTACCAGGGCACGGGCCTGGGGTTGGCCATTGTCGACCGGCTCACGGCCCTCATGGGCGGTTCGGTGCGCCTGGAAAGCCAGCCCGGCGTCGGCACCAGCGTCACCGTGGACATCCCGCTGCCCGGGTCCGGGAGTCTGGCCGCGCCCGCCCAGAGGGCGGACAGGGACGGCCTGCGCGTCCTGGTGGTCGAGGACGAGCCGGTGTGCGGCGTGACGGCCGTGCGGCTGCTCGCCTTCCTCGGCCACAACCCGGTCTGTGCCGGCAGCGGCGTCGAGGCCTTGGAATTGCTGGCCCGGGAAGTCTTCGATGTCGTCTTCATGGACATCTGCATGGCCGGCATGGACGGTCTGGCCACCACCCGCCACATCCGGGCCTTGCCGGGCAGGACCGGTCGGATACCCATCGTGGCCCTGACCGCCCGGGCCCAGGCTACGGATCGCCGGGCCATTGCCGCCGCCGGCCTGGACCATTTTCTGGCCAAGCCGGTGGAGACGTCGGAACTGGTGCAGGTGCTGGCCAAGGTGGCCGAAAATCGTCCTGGCGCGGAGAATTAA
- a CDS encoding SAM-dependent methyltransferase, producing the protein MPFTVYQAPPGLLSELTGELGSAVTAVRDPLVVADGAPIDCAFAANVWLTPDFIPVESIGDAARKLTAIQRNWSLVPSGHFRRAALIAEKLPRVSAKPLVYGRGLPTAPLGAFTLWEDNVLLASAQTSQPVPEGVYRFEEDRTGPPSRAYLKLWELFTRLGVHPGPGELCLDMGGSPGGWSFVLAALSARVFCIDKAPLAENVDRNPLVSWCPGSAFGLDPRHAGAVDWLFSDVICYPERLFEWLSRWLELGECRRYVLTVKLQGETDFSLLNRFRAVPGSRLLHLSHNKHELTFVRL; encoded by the coding sequence ATGCCCTTTACCGTTTATCAGGCCCCGCCCGGGCTTTTGTCCGAACTGACCGGCGAACTCGGCAGCGCCGTCACCGCCGTGCGCGATCCGCTGGTCGTGGCCGACGGCGCGCCCATCGACTGCGCCTTTGCCGCCAATGTCTGGCTCACGCCGGACTTCATCCCCGTTGAATCCATCGGCGACGCCGCCCGAAAGCTGACCGCCATCCAGCGCAATTGGTCGCTTGTGCCGTCGGGCCACTTCCGCCGGGCTGCTCTCATCGCCGAAAAGCTGCCCCGGGTGTCGGCCAAACCGCTCGTCTACGGCCGGGGGCTGCCGACGGCCCCGCTTGGGGCCTTTACCCTGTGGGAAGACAATGTGCTGCTGGCCTCGGCGCAGACCAGCCAGCCCGTGCCGGAGGGCGTCTACCGCTTCGAGGAAGACAGGACCGGCCCGCCGAGCCGGGCCTATCTCAAGCTGTGGGAGCTCTTTACGCGTCTTGGCGTCCATCCCGGGCCGGGGGAGCTGTGCCTGGACATGGGCGGCAGTCCCGGGGGCTGGTCGTTTGTCCTGGCCGCGCTTTCGGCCAGGGTCTTTTGCATCGACAAAGCGCCGCTGGCCGAAAACGTGGACCGAAATCCGCTGGTGTCCTGGTGTCCGGGCAGCGCCTTTGGCCTCGACCCCCGCCATGCCGGGGCCGTGGACTGGCTTTTTTCCGATGTGATCTGCTATCCCGAGCGGCTTTTCGAGTGGCTAAGCCGCTGGCTGGAACTGGGCGAATGCCGCCGCTACGTGCTGACGGTCAAATTGCAGGGCGAGACGGATTTTTCGCTATTAAACCGGTTTCGGGCCGTGCCGGGCAGCCGACTGTTGCACTTAAGCCACAACAAGCACGAGCTGACCTTCGTGCGGCTTTAA
- a CDS encoding aminotransferase-like domain-containing protein, translating to MTLPETAAGVFRYVTVEKHILGLVESGELKAGERIPSLRALGNRLGVSVSTVNQAYLELERRGIVEARPKSGFFVRQMPARRAAPRGATRPAQAPATVARGALIREVLDGMARRDIVPLGVARTDEALLPTKQLGRLLAKVAAGDDRVTSYEAVCGNMELRRQIAWRLAEAGITASAEDVMITGGAMEALYLALRSVTRPGDNVAIPAPTYYCFLQLLENLGLRAVELPSYPDGGVRPADLRSALDRFDLRAVILTPNFNNPDGSLIPDEAKAEMAALLAERGVPVIEDDVYGDLHFSERRPRCLRSFDASGNVLHCSSFSKTLAPGFRLGYMLPGRYAARAFEIKATTNVCCATPTQIAAAMYLAQGSFDRHLRKLRAVIERQARMAEERVLRHFPEGTRVTHPSGGTVIWVQMPDNVDSIALFYEAKKFDIGVAPGNIFSGCDQFKHFLRLSYGNAWTPAVEQALATLGRLAQDLSGRVAPLAQTS from the coding sequence ATGACGCTGCCGGAAACCGCTGCCGGAGTTTTTCGCTATGTCACCGTGGAGAAACATATTCTCGGACTCGTCGAGTCCGGGGAACTGAAAGCCGGGGAGCGCATCCCGTCGCTGCGGGCCCTGGGGAACCGGCTTGGAGTGAGCGTCTCCACGGTCAACCAGGCGTATCTGGAGCTGGAGCGGCGCGGCATTGTGGAAGCCAGGCCCAAATCGGGATTTTTCGTCCGCCAGATGCCGGCCCGGCGGGCGGCGCCGCGGGGCGCGACCCGGCCAGCCCAAGCGCCGGCCACCGTGGCCCGGGGGGCGCTTATCCGGGAGGTGCTCGACGGCATGGCCCGACGCGACATCGTGCCCCTGGGCGTGGCCCGTACCGACGAGGCGTTGTTGCCCACCAAGCAGTTGGGGCGTCTGCTGGCCAAGGTGGCGGCCGGCGACGACCGGGTGACGTCGTACGAAGCCGTGTGCGGCAATATGGAGCTGCGCCGTCAGATCGCCTGGCGACTGGCCGAGGCCGGCATCACGGCCAGCGCCGAGGACGTCATGATCACCGGCGGGGCCATGGAGGCGCTCTATCTGGCCCTGCGCTCGGTGACCCGACCCGGGGACAACGTGGCCATCCCGGCCCCGACCTATTATTGCTTCCTGCAACTGCTGGAAAATCTCGGTCTGCGGGCCGTGGAGCTGCCCTCCTACCCGGACGGCGGAGTGCGCCCGGCGGATCTGCGCTCCGCCCTGGACCGCTTCGATCTGCGGGCCGTGATCCTGACGCCCAATTTCAACAATCCCGACGGCTCGCTTATTCCCGACGAAGCCAAGGCCGAGATGGCCGCGCTGTTGGCCGAACGCGGCGTGCCGGTCATCGAGGACGACGTGTACGGCGACCTGCACTTCTCCGAGCGGCGGCCGCGCTGCCTGCGCTCCTTTGACGCCAGCGGCAACGTGCTGCATTGCTCGTCGTTTTCCAAGACCCTGGCCCCGGGCTTTCGCCTGGGCTACATGCTGCCCGGCCGCTACGCCGCCCGGGCCTTTGAAATAAAAGCCACCACCAACGTCTGTTGCGCCACCCCCACCCAGATCGCGGCGGCCATGTATCTGGCCCAGGGCAGCTTCGACCGCCATCTGCGAAAGCTCCGTGCCGTGATCGAGCGCCAGGCCCGCATGGCCGAGGAGCGCGTTCTGCGCCATTTCCCCGAAGGCACGCGGGTCACCCATCCAAGCGGCGGCACGGTGATCTGGGTACAGATGCCCGACAATGTGGACTCCATCGCCCTTTTTTACGAGGCCAAGAAGTTCGACATCGGCGTGGCCCCGGGCAACATCTTTTCCGGCTGCGACCAGTTCAAGCATTTCCTGCGCTTAAGCTACGGCAACGCCTGGACCCCGGCGGTGGAACAGGCGCTGGCGACGCTGGGACGGCTGGCCCAGGACTTGTCCGGCCGGGTTGCGCCCCTGGCACAGACTTCTTGA
- a CDS encoding SpoIIE family protein phosphatase, protein MRISIVDDSETFRAYLSGLLTGCGETCLHASGEDCLAALAAGEAPDLILMDLIMPGMGGLAATRRLKADAAMADVPVIVITVAEDDASLAEAFAAGAMDYIKKPPCRPELLARVDSALRLKRAIDERKARERDLKAEKAYIAAILEYSHDGIAVAGPGGRFTFVSPGMERIFGLPADTYTTADRWLDIVFPNEAARADLADIFSSRPAPGHVWRRLYPFADKNGQGRVCQIHFSTMPSGDLILNIQDMTLFEKQKEDLVKKHTRHQKDLDAAAEIQQSLLPRRFTMSDSLRFAWEFLPCDNIGGDIFNVFPLGPNHVGLYMLDVSGHGVASSLVAHSVYNFMHYQRSTLIDRSEGHIDVVPPEVVLERLNDEFPFTKFQKFFTIFFMTIDLRSGYARYGNAGHPAPLLITAEGGITPLPMRGTIIGLSGLGPVPPGELTLAPGDKILSLSDGLADSRSAAGDYFGEERIDAVVARYAAKPVGELLAALRQSAWEFCQAAPPRDDVSMLGVEFVRPKG, encoded by the coding sequence ATGCGTATCAGCATCGTTGACGATTCCGAAACCTTCAGGGCCTACCTATCGGGACTGCTGACCGGTTGCGGCGAGACCTGCCTCCATGCTTCGGGCGAAGACTGCCTGGCGGCCCTGGCCGCCGGGGAAGCCCCGGACCTCATCCTCATGGACCTGATCATGCCCGGCATGGGCGGTCTGGCCGCCACCCGGCGCCTCAAGGCCGATGCGGCCATGGCCGACGTGCCGGTCATCGTCATCACCGTGGCCGAGGACGACGCCTCGCTGGCCGAGGCCTTTGCCGCCGGGGCCATGGACTACATCAAAAAACCGCCGTGCCGCCCCGAGTTGCTGGCCCGGGTGGATTCCGCCCTGCGCCTCAAGCGCGCCATTGACGAACGCAAGGCCCGGGAACGGGATCTCAAAGCCGAGAAAGCCTACATTGCCGCCATCCTGGAATATTCCCATGACGGCATTGCCGTGGCCGGTCCGGGCGGCCGCTTCACCTTTGTCTCGCCGGGCATGGAACGCATCTTCGGCCTGCCGGCCGACACCTACACCACGGCCGACCGCTGGTTGGACATCGTGTTTCCCAACGAGGCCGCCCGGGCCGATCTGGCCGACATCTTCAGCTCGCGCCCGGCCCCGGGCCATGTCTGGCGGCGGCTGTATCCCTTTGCCGACAAGAACGGCCAGGGCAGGGTCTGCCAGATCCATTTTTCCACCATGCCAAGCGGCGATCTCATCCTCAATATCCAGGACATGACCCTTTTTGAGAAGCAAAAGGAAGATCTGGTCAAAAAGCACACCCGGCACCAAAAAGACCTGGACGCGGCCGCCGAGATCCAGCAGAGCCTGTTGCCCCGGCGCTTCACCATGTCCGACTCGCTGCGGTTTGCCTGGGAGTTCCTGCCCTGCGACAACATCGGCGGCGACATCTTCAACGTCTTTCCGCTGGGTCCAAACCACGTCGGCCTCTACATGCTCGACGTGTCCGGGCACGGCGTGGCTTCGTCGCTGGTGGCCCATTCGGTCTACAACTTCATGCACTACCAGCGCTCGACGCTCATCGACCGCTCGGAAGGCCACATCGACGTGGTGCCGCCGGAAGTGGTGCTGGAGCGGCTCAACGACGAATTCCCCTTCACCAAATTCCAGAAATTTTTCACAATTTTCTTCATGACCATTGATCTGCGCTCCGGCTACGCCCGCTATGGCAATGCCGGGCATCCCGCGCCCCTGCTCATTACGGCCGAGGGAGGCATCACCCCGCTCCCCATGCGCGGCACCATCATCGGCCTGTCCGGCCTTGGTCCCGTGCCGCCCGGGGAACTGACCCTGGCCCCGGGCGACAAGATCCTGTCGCTCAGCGACGGGCTGGCCGACAGCCGCTCCGCTGCCGGCGACTATTTTGGCGAAGAGCGCATCGATGCGGTGGTGGCCCGGTATGCCGCCAAACCGGTTGGCGAACTGCTCGCCGCGCTGCGCCAGTCGGCCTGGGAGTTTTGCCAGGCGGCCCCGCCCCGCGACGATGTGAGCATGCTCGGGGTGGAATTCGTGCGGCCAAAAGGGTAG
- a CDS encoding ATP-dependent 6-phosphofructokinase, whose translation MEDRCPVSDADTAITVLGPAKIPSPLPYCRFDDDAARVRLELDASDFGSGRGPCLADFELAGPRGRIYFDSSKVKVAIVTCGGLCPGLNDVIRAIVMECHHNYHVAGVLGIRFGLQGFIESYGHAPMDLTPQSVSDIHQFGGTMLGSSRGPQKPEDIVDSLERLNVGILFVIGGDGTMKAARRIQEEIARRRSKISVIGVPKTIDNDVNLVTKSFGFDTAVEKATEAIRCAHTEAIGALNGVGVVKVMGRESGFIAAQATLALKEVNYVLVPECSFTLTGEQGLLPSLEERLKARKHAVIVVAEGAGQNLLPDTGARDASGNPVLGDIAQYLCGEIEAYFRDRQMPITLKFIDPSYIIRSVPANANDRVYCGFLGQNAVHAAMAGKTGMVVSRLFDRYVHLPLDLVTLKRKKLNISSDYWRSVLESTGQHEVTPFTDDPVVFCPV comes from the coding sequence ATGGAAGACCGCTGCCCTGTCTCTGACGCCGATACCGCCATCACCGTGCTCGGGCCGGCCAAGATTCCCTCGCCGCTGCCCTACTGCCGGTTCGACGACGACGCGGCCCGGGTGCGCCTGGAACTCGACGCCAGTGATTTCGGTTCCGGACGCGGCCCGTGCCTGGCCGATTTCGAACTGGCCGGCCCGCGCGGACGCATCTATTTCGATTCCTCCAAGGTCAAGGTGGCCATTGTCACCTGCGGCGGGCTGTGCCCGGGCTTAAACGACGTCATCCGGGCCATCGTCATGGAGTGCCACCACAACTACCATGTGGCCGGGGTGCTCGGCATCCGGTTCGGCCTGCAAGGCTTTATCGAGTCGTATGGCCATGCCCCGATGGATCTGACCCCCCAAAGCGTTTCCGACATCCACCAGTTCGGCGGCACCATGCTCGGTTCGAGCCGGGGACCGCAAAAGCCCGAAGATATTGTCGATTCGCTGGAACGCCTGAACGTCGGCATCCTCTTTGTCATCGGCGGCGACGGCACCATGAAGGCCGCCCGGCGCATCCAGGAGGAAATCGCCCGGCGTCGGTCGAAAATAAGCGTCATCGGCGTGCCCAAGACCATTGATAACGACGTCAATCTGGTCACCAAGTCCTTTGGCTTCGACACGGCCGTGGAAAAGGCCACCGAGGCCATCCGCTGCGCCCATACCGAGGCCATAGGCGCGCTCAACGGCGTCGGCGTGGTCAAGGTCATGGGCCGGGAATCCGGATTTATTGCCGCCCAGGCCACCTTGGCCCTCAAAGAGGTCAACTACGTCCTGGTGCCGGAATGTTCCTTTACCCTGACCGGGGAGCAGGGGCTGCTCCCGTCCCTGGAAGAACGGCTTAAGGCCCGCAAGCACGCGGTCATCGTGGTGGCCGAGGGGGCAGGACAAAATCTGCTGCCCGATACCGGCGCGCGCGACGCCTCGGGCAATCCTGTGCTCGGCGACATCGCCCAATATCTGTGCGGGGAGATCGAGGCCTATTTCCGGGACCGGCAGATGCCGATCACGCTCAAATTTATCGACCCGAGCTACATCATCCGGTCCGTGCCGGCCAATGCCAACGACCGGGTCTACTGCGGCTTTCTGGGCCAGAATGCGGTCCATGCCGCCATGGCCGGCAAGACCGGCATGGTGGTGTCCCGGCTCTTTGACCGCTACGTCCACCTGCCGCTCGATCTGGTCACGCTCAAGCGCAAAAAACTCAATATCTCTTCGGATTACTGGCGTTCCGTGCTCGAATCCACCGGCCAGCACGAGGTGACGCCCTTTACCGACGACCCGGTGGTGTTTTGTCCGGTGTAG